The Malus sylvestris chromosome 14, drMalSylv7.2, whole genome shotgun sequence genome segment ttttggagtgattcaaatttgagGACATTCATGTTTTCCTTATCTtgttcgtatcaaaatttgggatctTTCTACCAAGTGATTATTTTCTGGTGATTAAATGAAGAAGCAGTGCGCGTTGTTGGAAAGTgacgtttctgggcttaaactgcatttttggagcccaagatgacctcagatgggttcgtggccttctggagaagtgttccgAATAGTCCAAAATTTAAATCAAGCTATTTTGGGCCAGTTATGGAGCTGATTTGGGTCTACAACGTGGCTGTGCAGATTTTTGGGCGAATTTACCAagttaatttaggattatgtttcctattttatttcaatttattaggtttcctagttttattctaagaccttttagggttttattttgtattagtataaataagatatttagccattaggtTAAGGGAGAGGAGAAAACGCACGCATTTTGGCTTTAGAGAGCTTTTgacgattcaagtttattttgaaggtgttttccatccatatttttaataatattttgttttatgattattcgtaactagtttcgtttgctagggtgaggccacAAGCcctagcaagaatatgtagtttcttttcaatttacttatgatattatgcatgcaagttttgaattattaatcactatgctttaaactatctaattgtcttgatgattagCCACCATTacgatatttagaaaagtaatttgatgcaattttggcagAGGGCTATCCCTGGAATTGGCCTTGGCTTCTTTTgattaatatgtgtaacttcttaggatggacAACACAtttttatatggtttttcaaaaggatttcacaaaacttaatgagtcttgcatgttcacattcgatctgGAAGCCACGGACGGGTtgatgttagatatacgttctatgttggaggttccaagtagaatatactttaggaaaacctaaccttcaaaatatgcatgtgtaattcataagtaattggaagaactacgtaggattgttaagaTGACGGCAGAACCCTagtgctcaaatttattttcaaaactattttcttttgttttatttattttcccaaTTTAttcaattgtttttaattaaattcgtttttaatattttagatcattaaatcaccttttttctaaattttgttttcaaataattaattaggattTGATTTTAACATagattattcattcaatccctgtggagatcgaccttacttgagctgctatactacgataaccttgtactcttgcaagtattttaaagtatttttatccctactttttcaagtggtaaaatccctatcaagaaaatggcgccattgccggggattgttttaaataatttgtgtttatcaACTCTTAGTTAATTGTTTTTGTATATATCTTTTTATTtacttgattttattttattttattttaggttACATTTTGTGCAACAATGGAATTTGTTCATCCTCCTGGATTCAATATACAACCAGGAAGACTACCTTTATGGATCAACTCTGCAGAATGGGgtttttatggatttaaaaCTACAATTTGTGCACTTCGCTGTTTGAAGACCCATGATATTTTGCAATGTCCCAAAAGGGAATATTTTCCTGGGTTTGTCCAAGACCATACCAATATGATAAATGACTCAAAAAGAAATTGGAATAATCCATATTCAAAGTTCTACACCCTAAGTTTGCAAAACCATCTTGAGCTCTCTATTTTGAGCAGTCTAATATGCCGCAAGAGCTTTCAGTGGAGGATAAGCTCTCTAAATTGTTGGAATCAATTGAGTTATACATAGAAATAACTAATCAAGAATTTCAGATTCAACCATTAATAAACTGTGGGAAAAGCTATGATGATCAAGAGGAAATTGGTGCGGAAACCATAGAGCAATATGCCAGCCAGTCATGCCCAATGGAGGAAACACTACCTTCTGATCGTGAAACAATTTCCCCACAATCTTCTCCTCCCCAAGTTTATGTGCCACCATAACCCTTCCCAACAGGACTGCACGAATGCACAAGAATTGATATGTTAGAAGCTGTTCATTCAAAATCAGTACATTAGACATCACATGATCAACTTTTGACTACTCTAACCATTTTGGATTCGGAGCAACCAGCTACTGATAAGAAAATTTTGGTTGCTGAATTGGACACGCAAACATCACAATTcatcaaatttaaagaaaatcatGATCAATTCCGTGACAGCCAAATTCCTCGTAGAGAAATTCTACCAGTGCAGAGGTTGTGGGTGTTAAATACAAGGTTCAAGGCAGCTCGATGGAAACATAAACCTCATTGAAAACAACCTTATTTGATCACAAAGATTCATTCACATAGAAGTGCAATTATGAAGAATTCAACCACTGATAAACAATAACTCATTCCATACCTACTGTTGCCGTATGATGCTATCAAGAAGTGGTTAACTCGAAGGGAACAAGTGATGTGATCACCAATTTCTTTCAAATCTGTCTAGCTATAGACGTTAACTAAAGCGCTAATTGGGAGGCAACCTAATTTTTCtaactcttttctttttattttgtttattttattttcctgtttttattcttaattacaaaaaatcacaaaaaaatataattaaaaaaaacatcaaaaaattgaaagaaaaaaaaaatttgcaatcgttcattcttgttatttttctttacttatcTAATTAGGTTTTTGATTTGTGATTGTAGGCTACATTTGGAATTGGTCTAATCGCAATTAATCGTGGATGCATAGCATTCATCCATTCACATCAGTATGCATTCAACTATTCATTCATCTCAGATACAGAAGGAGCACATGATGAGGTTCAGGGATACTCACAGTGGGGATGCTAGGAAGACCTCTATGGTAATGGACCCCTTTCACTCTCTCACACTTGattcaaaatataattacattGAAGTTTAGTAATGGGGATCCAAGCAGCACAGAGAAGAACAATCATAAGGACCATTCATATGCATATATTTTTGCTCAAGATAGATCTATGGATGCATGCACGGACAAAATTTACAAAGGTGAACTACAATTATCAGAGTTCCAGGTGGGCCATGATCCTCATGCTATGAAGAAATCTCAACCAATACAGTGGATGAAGCATGTTTTATACCTATTTAATTCCGAATCTGAAGATCTCGTGAAATCCACCGGATCTCGGGTTTGTTGTCCTTCATGTTCTTCATCTTTGCTATCATGTTTTTATGGGTGGACACGGGTCAAGCCCAGCAAAAGTTGGCCTTGGGTTGAGTTTGGGAAGCCCAGCCGAAGCTGGGTTTCACTGTTATTGGGTCGGGGTGAGCTAAGTCCAGTAGACAGGGTTGCAGGTAAGCAGGCCGAGGCGCAGGACAAGGCCTAACAGCCTATTGTTACTGGTATTTTGGGCCGGGGACACTTGGACAGATCAAAGGAAGGTTGTGGGCTTCCTTAGGGGGGTAGGTTAGGCTTTGGGCCCGAGGTAGCCAACCAGGCCTAAGACTTGGTGTGTCCGTGTGGTTGCAGCAAGGTCCAAAAGGGTTGCTGCCATGGTCCAGACGTTGAAACGATGTCGTCCTTGTGGTGTGCTCGATGCGGCTAGGCTATAGGCCAGCGTGGAGGACTACAATGGTGCCATGGTGGTGGTGCGGTAGCTATGCCACACCGTGCCCAATAATTGTTTTTTCCGACTGAATTAGGGTTTCAAAAACCCTAGAATtgcttataatttatttatatgctttgactcacaaattccacatagcaaaaataattgcgtaatgcatgaaatgtgtgtgtgtgtgtgtatatatatatattgacaaatatatgaaacatatacaatatatatatcggaaggtaaatataaatgtagggggttTATGCATTATggagaatgttttcatgcttcatgatcgtttcaaatatcttcctttattttaagtgtacctaattggcagaaaataataaaagccttTAAGTTTTGTAGAAGATTCTTTTCGgaaagccggaattgcatctcAAATGTGTTGCATCACGTTCagcaaataaaaattaaattgaatcaataacatgtagatcaatttaataaaataataaattaatcataagaaaaatgattaaaacgtaatatttCCCttgattgaagatcaaactctgtAACGCCAAGAGCGttctgataacgtgttataggcataatttactgaacaattataggGGCCAAAAAGAGAGGGTGTGACAcataatgagagaagagagatgtgtaattatgatgtgtgttctattccactccattgtgcctttatttataatagtaagAAATGTTAAtttcttacccttttaggattacaactctaatatgaTAATATATAGTCTAAGagagatatggtagaatcccaTATGAATATcttagatatgttaggatttacacaatcatattcctaTTCCAATAGAACTGAACGAGTTGAAGTTTTTTCTTAAAATTGATATTTAATCTGAATTTACTaaaacaaataagaaaataaaaacaaaaaagtgtttctctctctctctctctctctctctctcgatgtTACTCTCCCGCATCATCTGGTATCTAGAGCCCAGGTGTGCTTCCATGGGCAGAGGCCAGCATCGGTGTCCGTGGCCGACGTCTCGAAGGCGGTACTCAATCGGCAGTTTCCGCAGTAGAAAATCATCATTCAAATCCAGAACTTCTGTGACATGGTCACGATGATGCACCTCCATCAGTATGTTCAGGAGCACCAACTCACCGATCTGTAACATTCTCTCGCAGATCTGGCCATACTCAATGCTCGGCATGAGCAACTTCAACAGACTTGTCTTGAGGAGCTTCGTTATCTAAAAACCCAACCCACCACCCACTACAGCCCATATGGAGTACTTCTTCGCCACAGCCTATCGCTACCTTCCACCCGTCGAAGACCCCTTCCGCCGCCTGTCATTTGTCCTTTTCTCCCACCACGTCACCATTCCACTCCTCTTCCAACCTCGTTGCTTACTTACCCACCCTCAAATATTTACCCCAGCTACATGCCATTTCTCCCTCTTCTCAACCGCCCCCTCCACCGACCTTATTTACACCAGCGCACCCTCGCCGCTGTTTGGCACAGCTTCCTCGTCCCAACCGTCTATCCTTTATTGCTCCAACCACCCAATCGTTCCAAAGCTTCTCCACTTCCTCTTCAGCCTTCACATTACCAACATTCTCCCCTCTTTTGAAACCCACAACCCCCACTCCCACCACCGCTGCTCCTCCATCAACATCTGTTTTCAGCTTCTCCTCATTCGGAACGCCGACTTCCTCCACTTCGCAATCCTCCCCACCTTTCTCCGCTCTGTTTCTTTATACTCTCACGCCCATCCTAGCCCCGCTGCAACAATGGCTCCAATGGTAGTCCCTGTAACTGCTACAGCTCAGACATCGACATCACTTGTTGCTGCTTGTACACGTGGGACAACTTCAAATGTTAGCACTACGCTATTTACTACTCCAAAATTACCGTCTGAAACCAACGCCTACTCTGTAGGATCAAGCTTGTGCTCCTACTTTCATGCTGACGGTCTTGTCAATACCGTGCTGGTTAATCATGTTGCACCATCTCACTTGAAGGGTTACTTTCAGACTTGCAATGATTGTCGAGTTTTGCCACCGTTGGGTACCCCGAATGATGCGATGGAAAAACTCCCTCCTAAGGTGGATGTTCTTCAGATTGCCCACCCAATCCACCCACCTAAGGAACCAGACAAGGGCCGCCGTTGTCAGGTACCAATATTGTATTCTCCACTACGAAAGGCACGGTTGCATTTGGAATTTATTCCACATTATATGACCTTTGCAATGATTGTGTTTAATTCCTATGGGAGTAGAAGAAACCCACGATGTGTTTGACAAAAGGCAAAAGAGAGAAATTGCCCAGAACTATGTGCCTCACCGTTTATTCCTGATTAGAAATGTTGCGTGTGCTATTGAACccattttggtttttcaaactACCTTTTTGACTCGCACTTTTGGATGGGTGAGTCTGTGCATTGTGGATAGTTTTGACCTGCATGAACTATACAACCAGTATATTAATTCCAAATTTGGAGAACCTAATGAGTACTTTGCTTACCTTGATACTTTTTCACAACCACAAAAGATTCCTCGCAAGCTGAAGTCGTCAAGGCAGTACAGGTAATATATGGAAAATCTACTCGCATATCTGATATATTTTTTCCAGAGGACATCCTTTTTAAGATCTTGACAGGATATTTTTGAAGGTTGAAACTGAATTTGAAGAGTAATGGGCACCTGGTAAGGTAAAAGGATGGGAAAATAAGAAGCAAGCAAATGGGCATGTTCAAGATCAGCTTACTATGCTCGATCTTGATTATTCTAGCATGGTGGAAGAACTTATGGCAGTGGGTTCAGAAAAGCTAAAGGAGGCACTAGCATCGTTAGGACTGCAGACGGGTGGTACTGTTCAGCATGCTGTTGAGACCACTTTGGATTCTCCCATGACCTTGTTGACGGGCACGTTTGCTGGGGTAAGTTTGTGTTCTAGGGATACTTTTTTCAGGATGATTGGGAACGCACCGAAGTGGGAATTTCCTGGTAGAGGTTCAATGATTTGTTCTACAATTTGGAACAATATTTGAACTCTGATGGCCAATGGTATTTTCTCCACTTTCATGAGTGGTTTGACTAAAGTAATTTCCACTTTTACTTTATCTAGACATATGATTGATGCTATGACATCAGTTTGTTTAGTTCTCTCCGATTGCTCCACTTGTGCTATAAAGTTTATACTTGGCAACCCACTTAGTGTATTTCCTACTCTATATTTTCTGGAGTACCTGCTTACAAACACAATTGGCAGCCAACTGCTTCAGGGACAAAAAAGGAAGCACACTGAAATTTCCAATGATAGTCTGGTGTTACTTTCAAGATGGTTCTGGACATCTATAATTAGTACATCAATGCCGATACAGGGAAGTGTTTTGAGCAGCCACTTCTTTGTAGTTGTTCTTTCCCAAGATCATGTGATAGGGCGAGCTGTCCCTAACAGTATGGTAGCGGTAAAACCAACTGCAGGACATCCAGTGGTTGCTGGCACTCCTACTTGGGCTGCTAATGCATATGCAGGACTTGATGCAACAGCTGATCAGATTCAACTTCTCAAGTTAATATTCTGTTATCTTCTCCATTGCATCATTCACCATGATCCAAAGCTCAAGCCCTTTCGCCATTCTAGGGATGAGAAAACATTGGAGGCCATTGAATTTGGACTCTATGCTTGTTCCGTACAACCAACCAAGCAATTGATCACTGTTGTAGAAGATACATGTTGTCTAGCCCCTCGGATTATACAAAGATCACATGGCACAAATACATATATGTATTGTGTTGGCTTGACCAATATAGTGGAAAAGCTAAGGTGTGGGGAACACATATGGCACGTGGACTGCAAAGACCTTCTACAAAGCCACTGCAAACTCATTATTATTCCAGTGGCCACATATTTGAATGCTAACAGTGATTTGGAATTCATTGCTCCACCGTTTGTAACTTCGGTTTGCGGCTCATATGAGTTTGAAAGCTATTTTCCAGAATATCTACATTTATTCAAGGCTCTTGTTGCTCTACACTTTCAGTGGTATCATGTTTTTGCAACTGTTGTCTCAATGTCCATGGTATTGACTGCTCCAAGCGCACTAGCAGTTTTATCCAACGAGTCCGAATCAGTTTTTTGTCAAGTATTCTCTGGATTTGTACCTCTTGGTTCTCTTGCGTTTACCTTGGTAAATGACTCACAGCAGTTGGAGCTCACTGTGAAAGTTGAGAAGTTGCTTGAACATCAAATCTCACTTTTCACTGATTATATATCTCAGAACTTTCATGGATTATGGTAGCAACAAGAGAAATTCTTACATGGCATCATAGTGTAAGCTTTTCTGTATTCCACCAATGGCCTGCCATCTCCTCCAATTCTTCCAGGTCTTTTGGTTCTTTGGGTTTATCGTTTGATAAAAAATGGCTATATTACATGCTTGCTGGAATGGTGGTCTATTTGGAGACTCATACTGCACTTGTTTTGGTGGCCTCGatcatgatatttttttttgagaacCCCAAGGCTTGGGAGAACAAGCAGCGCAAGCCTTTGTAAGCCAACTTGATGTCATGAGGACGTGCCTTATTTATTTTAAGGGAGAGGGAATGTTAGGATCCTAGTTATTGGGTTTATATCTTTATGGTATTTTATCTTATCTTTGTAGTAGTTGACTTCATCCAACGGTTCTGAGGATAGAGATGTGTTCCCATCTAGGCACTGCTAGGGTTGTATATAAGCCTCATTTATCACTCCTACAGTTGGCTTCGCCATCTCTGTCACACCCACCACGCTTTCGGTCCCAGTCTCACGGTTGGGAGCTCGGCAGGCAATTCCAAAttccaacccaaaaccaatCTTGATTTCCTTCCAACTTTACAATAAAAGGTATTatcttttcctcttcttcttcttcgtcttcttctaaTTTAGTTCCTACAATTTCATAATTTAGaattactttattttattttttatgtatagATTGTAGATATGGGTAGGAAATTAGGAATCGAACGAACTCATATTGACTGTTTTTTCTGTTTcaacattattttattttctttccgtTTTTAGTTGACATACAATGTTGATCTTCTGCTATAAGATTATGGATTCAAAACCTAAAAAACGCCAGTCTAGTATAAGTTGTATAACCCCTTCGACTACAAGTTGATACATATTGCTGTGCTATTTGGTTTTCGGCCTTGGCTGGCTTCCCATGTTCATACATACATTTTGCATTGTGTTTAGCATCATCCTGCAACGAAATCTGTAATACATGACTTGTTAATTTTATTGAGAAAATGGCCTTCGTATTGTGGAAATGGTCAAATTGGTATAACTGGAATTTTCTCTTGCCCACTTATGGATGGACCGCAGTCACACAAGTGTAGAGTAAACTACAACTTTTCCTTTCTGCAAGGGTTCAGAGGAATTTAGATGTGCATGAGAACCATAGAGATTGATTTTAGCCGCGAACTTGGGATAGttgttcctttttcttttcgtttGCCCTTCCCTCATCTTAATATTAAGACTCTGATTTCTACTGCTTGAAATCAGTTGCTTTCACTTCATCGTTTGTGCTCTATCCCGTTTATGCTACCTATAACTTCAAACGAAGTTGTAAAACTTCTTGAAGTTAATTCTATGCTGGGTTTTTAAGATCTCTTATTGGTTTCTTCCTTGCTGCTGTACCCTTATGGTTGGGTGATTATTGTACTTTGTGATAGAATAGACTACCGGCCAGGATATATCCTTTTACAAATGTGGTCACTAACTCTATTTCATTTAATGTAGAGTTCTCGAAGGATGTGCTTTACTAACTGCTCCACTCATGCTCTATTTGTCTTAAAGTTTTATATATTTGTCAAATATTTGTGCCATTGCTGTGCTAGTTTGTTTCCTAATTCTTTTCCTGATACTTCTCTGTGCAGGCTAACAATTTCTGTAGTCCTTGAATTTACCAAAGGAAGCTGATTACTGGTTATCTCTCAGTGAAGAGTCATATAGCTTGGATTATATATGCACTCGGGAGTCCATATTcttgaataaagaaaaaaagtcTGTTTTTTGATTGGTGGTGTAGCCCATCCCCAACTAACAATCTTGGCTCTGCCATTGGCCAACTCCAATGGCATTTCCTAGAACCCAAAAGTCCAAACCAGTACCCAGTTCCCCAATCATATTCCTTTCCATCTGCATAGCTGCCATTgcactcctcttcctcttctcccCTCTCATATCCACTAGTGGGTTCTATTTATCCTCACCAAAAATCCTAGAAAGCATGCCTGAGGACAAGTACAAGAACCAAAACCACCAAAGTGGCCACGAGAAGTACCTCTATTGGGCTGACAAAATTGATTGCCCTGGAAAGCACTGTGAGTCTTGTGCAGGATTGGGCCACCAGGAGTCAAGCCTTAGGCGTGCTCTTGAAGAGGCCATGTTCCTTTAGAGGTATGTTTTAAGTTTATAAAATCATTGAGTGTTTTTTCCTTCTGTTTTGGGGTTTATGATGTGTTTGGTTGCTGGAGAAATGTGGGAGAAACGAAATTGTAGAAGATCATATATGATATATCATAAAACCAGTTTAATGGGTAGAACTTCTAGGTTAGCTTTTTTAGATTTGGCAAGTTTTTGACCTTGTAGATCATATAGATttgattttcttgtttttgtaacAGGGAATTTCAGATTTCTTTTTATGGACTGCATGCCTTATAATATGTGATTAAGCAACCCCTAAACTAGTAGTTTCCATGAAATTTACCACCTAATTAATAGAACCAACACAGTACATTTTTTGCAACATTGTTTATTAATTTACTGTTGTTGTCTGCAGAACTTTTGTAATGCCTTCGAGAATGTGTCTCAACCCAATGCACAATAAGAAAGCAGTCCTTCATCACTCTAATGATGGAATTTCAGAAGAAAGGTAAGTTTGCACCTTTTAGTTGGGTTTCAAGAGAATGCCTTTTAGCTGTGGAATAGTTTTACTGCTATTTGTGGCAAAAAACATGCCATTTCCATGCTTAAAGTTTGCAATCTtctcataataaaaaatattacacCTGTAAGCGTGTAGGTTCAGATATGTAGTTTACCTCAATATCCTTTTTGTAAATACTTGTTTGGTTTATCAGAATGCATATAGCATACAATCTGAAGGGGCTTCATTTCATTTGTTAGAAGGGCAGCAAACTCTTGTTCCATGGACTCTTTGTATGATATGGATCTCATATCGGGCACTATACCAGTAATTTTAGACAATTCAAAAAAGTGGTATCAGGTGGTGGAAACAAGTATGAAGTTGGAAGCGAGAGGAGCTGCCCATGTGGAAGGAATTAGTCGTGTTGATCTCAAAGAAAACAGTCGTTTCTCAAATCTTTTAATCATAAACAGAACTGCAAGCCCTCTTTCatgataaaattttatttcattttcctttttggtAAAAGCTTTAGATTGGCTTCTTCAATGGTGATGAAGCATTAAACCTCTATTTTTTGTTGAAAGTGTGGATGTCAGTTGACTTGTGGAGATAATAGTTGTGCATATTTTGGGAAGAAAGATTAATTCTGGTATTTGATTATAACTTCTCAATAAAGGCTCAAGATCAATTCAATTTCTATAGATATGTTCTCCACCTAAAAATCATAATGGCCCAAATACAGTTTTTAGGTTTGTGATATCCGTAGCCTCTTACAACaataataacaacaacaaagccatATCCCAAAGTGGGGTCagttgtatgaatcctagaacgtcattgcgctccgTTTTGTGTCGTCTTCCGTTAGCTCCAAGTACTCcatgtcttttcttaaagtctcttttcctaggtcttcctctacccttttTGCCTTGAGCTTCTGTCTCATAATTGCATTTTCTAATCGGAGCATTTGTAGGTCTTTGGTTCCATAGCCTTTTGTTAGCAAATTTTTCAAAGGTGAGGCAAGGTCGTTTTGTTCCAGAAAGCGAGGCTTACTCGAGACATGAATTATTTAATTCAAAAGTTTTTAGGTAAtatcaataataaaaaagagaGCGCCAAATAGAAAAGAGAACTAGAGAGTGGTTCAGGGGATGCAGCCTTAGGAGGCTGGTTTGTGTCTTTGGGAAGaaatcatggttttgaaaatttgatttggGGCTGAGTTGTGGGGGAAGAAGAAGCTGTTGGGGGATCTATAGGGAGTAAACAAAAACTGCAACTGTTTTACTGAAATCCAGCATGCAGAGTTTTGGTTTATAAACTCAGCATATAAATGAAACGGTTTGTTTCATAAGGGAACCAAATCACTTAAGAACATGATGTTATAGAGCCTTAATAACAGTAATGCAAGGAAAACAAAAACGGCATTGGTTTCACTGTCTTCTTTGCATGGGTTTTACGTCAGCTGCCATTGCAGACTCTGCAAGTTGCAGTGCCTCGCGCCCTGCAATCTGCTATACAGCACAACGCCTGAGGCGATTTACTGATAACTTGTTTTGACCTGCGCCTCAGAAACGCCATTCAAAATACTGGTTGTTACTTGATACCTCTAGTTATATTAATTTCCGAGTTTCTTGACTGAAAAACAACTGAGTTCCAATGCTTAGATATGAATATCGGTTTCACTTGGTTGAATGTTTTGCAAGTCTCTATTcaagtttttgaaatagaatgcTGTGTATTTCTTTTAGTTAAGAAATAACCAAGATATGTCTTTAGTTGAGGTTCATGAATATTAGATTATCAATTTTGGTTGTTTGAGGAATTCATAATGGCAGCCATATAGGTTTATGGAGTGCAAGGATCGAAAAAATCATAGTGCTATAATTTTGCCTCACTCCTTTCTCCCCTCAATGGTGGCAAAGAAGTGAAGAAGTGCAGTTGATAAGGTATGTATTATAGTTGATCCCACCAAGTTTAAATTCCTCGTCTAACTATTGTGTACAATTGCTCTTTCATCTGTTTGGTTATTTTATACAGGTCTGGTATATATATGCTATCTATAAACATATTCCAGTAAGTTATTATAACTAAGACTGGAGATGTTGTTGGCAAccctcaaagttttgatttttccCAAGTCTCCATATATGTGATCGATCGCTGACTCAATTGTGCATTGGCCACCCTAACCACacactaattatttttatttttattttgttaacaTATTAATAAATTTGGGATAGGATTTTGACTTGTAAGAAATAAGATAAGAATGAATTATATTGCAGAATTATCCTAGGCCCTTCTGTTTCCCCTTGAATTATTTCATTTGCATCTCAGTGCTGTTACTGACTTTAACCAAACCATTTCCACAGATTAAAGAACTCCAAGGTGATTATGATGCCATTCATGTTCGTCGTGGTGATATTTTAAAGACCAGGATGGACAGGTTTGGCGTCAGCATGACCCTGCATCCTCATACTCACCCAGAGTTTATTCTCCGTAGAATTGAAAAATGGGTCCCATCTGGACGAACTCTTTATATTGCTCAAATGAGGGGACACGGGGATTTTTTTCACCTCTTTCAGTCTGGTAAGTCCTTTTCAGGCATGTTCAGGTTCTGTTCAC includes the following:
- the LOC126600178 gene encoding uncharacterized protein LOC126600178 isoform X2, translated to MEYFFATAYRYLPPVEDPFRRLSFVLFSHHVTIPLLFQPRCLLTHPQIFTPATCHFSLFSTAPSTDLIYTSAPSPLFGTASSSQPSILYCSNHPIVPKLLHFLFSLHITNILPSFETHNPHSHHRCSSINICFQLLLIRNADFLHFAILPTFLRSVSLYSHAHPSPAATMAPMVVPVTATAQTSTSLVAACTRGTTSNVSTTLFTTPKLPSETNAYSVGSSLCSYFHADGLVNTVLVNHVAPSHLKGYFQTCNDCRVLPPLGTPNDAMEKLPPKVDVLQIAHPIHPPKEPDKGRRCQVPILYSPLRKARLHLEFIPHYMTFAMIVFNSYGSRRNPRCV
- the LOC126600178 gene encoding uncharacterized protein LOC126600178 isoform X1; protein product: MANGIFSTFMSGLTKVISTFTLSRHMIDAMTSVCLVLSDCSTCAIKFILGNPLSVFPTLYFLEYLLTNTIGSQLLQGQKRKHTEISNDSLVLLSRWFWTSIISTSMPIQGSVLSSHFFVVVLSQDHVIGRAVPNSMVAVKPTAGHPVVAGTPTWAANAYAGLDATADQIQLLKLIFCYLLHCIIHHDPKLKPFRHSRDEKTLEAIEFGLYACSVQPTKQLITVVEDTCCLAPRIIQRSHGTNTYMYCVGLTNIVEKLRCGEHIWHVDCKDLLQSHCKLIIIPVATYLNANSDLEFIAPPFVTSVCGSYEFESYFPEYLHLFKALVALHFQWYHVFATVVSMSMVLTAPSALAVLSNESESVFCQVFSGFVPLGSLAFTLVNDSQQLELTVKVEKLLEHQISLFTDYISQNFHGLW
- the LOC126600178 gene encoding uncharacterized protein LOC126600178 isoform X3; this encodes MPIQGSVLSSHFFVVVLSQDHVIGRAVPNSMVAVKPTAGHPVVAGTPTWAANAYAGLDATADQIQLLKLIFCYLLHCIIHHDPKLKPFRHSRDEKTLEAIEFGLYACSVQPTKQLITVVEDTCCLAPRIIQRSHGTNTYMYCVGLTNIVEKLRCGEHIWHVDCKDLLQSHCKLIIIPVATYLNANSDLEFIAPPFVTSVCGSYEFESYFPEYLHLFKALVALHFQWYHVFATVVSMSMVLTAPSALAVLSNESESVFCQVFSGFVPLGSLAFTLVNDSQQLELTVKVEKLLEHQISLFTDYISQNFHGLW